In Mongoliitalea daihaiensis, one DNA window encodes the following:
- the prs gene encoding ribose-phosphate diphosphokinase: protein MKEHKLVVFAIKDYEYLLEEILRYSDFEKGELEVKIFPDGERYQRILTFVNGRDVALVGGTISDTDTLEMYDLAYALIKYGARSIRLVFPYFGYSTMERAVKPGEVVTAKSRAVMFSSLPRTSLGNHFYFFDLHSEGIPHYFEGQALISHIYCKPIIIEAANNLADEGFVMACTDAGRAKWVESLANEMGVNAAFVFKRRVSGVKTEVTSISADVQDKDVVIYDDMVRTGGSLINAAKAYKAAGAKKIYTITTHGLFTNNAIDKIKSSGVIEKVITTNSHPNSTRLDQDFVEVKSIAHIIVNQLSE from the coding sequence ATGAAGGAGCATAAACTCGTTGTTTTTGCAATCAAAGATTATGAATACCTCTTGGAAGAAATTCTGCGTTACTCTGATTTTGAAAAAGGGGAACTGGAAGTGAAGATATTTCCAGATGGTGAGCGCTATCAACGAATCCTTACATTTGTCAATGGTAGGGACGTAGCGCTTGTTGGAGGAACCATTTCTGATACCGATACTTTAGAAATGTATGATTTGGCCTACGCCCTCATCAAATACGGTGCTCGTTCCATCCGATTGGTTTTCCCTTATTTTGGGTACTCAACAATGGAAAGGGCAGTAAAACCTGGGGAGGTTGTCACAGCTAAATCCAGGGCAGTCATGTTTTCATCTTTGCCTCGTACGAGCTTGGGTAATCACTTTTATTTTTTTGATCTTCACTCGGAGGGTATCCCTCATTATTTTGAAGGACAAGCATTGATTTCTCATATTTATTGTAAACCCATCATTATTGAGGCTGCGAATAATTTGGCAGATGAGGGTTTTGTAATGGCCTGTACGGATGCAGGCCGTGCAAAATGGGTCGAATCCTTGGCCAATGAGATGGGAGTAAATGCCGCATTCGTATTCAAACGTCGAGTATCAGGCGTGAAAACAGAAGTCACCAGTATCTCGGCGGATGTTCAGGATAAAGATGTAGTCATCTATGATGATATGGTCAGAACGGGTGGATCCCTGATCAATGCTGCCAAAGCTTATAAAGCTGCCGGTGCAAAAAAAATTTATACGATTACTACCCACGGGCTATTTACGAATAACGCCATTGATAAAATCAAATCATCGGGTGTCATCGAAAAAGTGATCACGACCAATTCGCATCCAAATTCAACCCGGTTAGACCAAGATTTTGTTGAAGTAAAAAGTATTGCACACATCATCGTAAACCAACTATCCGAATGA
- a CDS encoding RNA polymerase sigma factor, which yields MKKHSGYSTEELVNAIRSTIGINEAIQYLYTQHYKYLENYVLRNSGNEDDAADIIQESFLVFIKMVESDKFRQEAAIKSYLYSITKNLWITELRKRKSMAARQEVYSKQMDDLEVDVTLTIVQNESHHLILDLFSELGEKCKQILYNFYYENLSMKEILKLQNFSNEQVLRNKKHKCLKGLIEKIHSDPKVYTTIKNALQYVK from the coding sequence ATGAAAAAGCATTCTGGATATTCTACCGAAGAATTAGTAAATGCCATTCGTTCCACTATCGGAATAAATGAAGCTATTCAATATTTGTATACTCAACACTACAAATACTTAGAAAATTATGTGCTTCGCAATAGTGGTAATGAAGATGATGCTGCTGATATCATCCAAGAAAGCTTTTTGGTTTTTATCAAAATGGTAGAATCAGATAAATTTAGGCAGGAAGCTGCTATCAAATCTTATCTTTATTCCATTACCAAAAATCTATGGATTACAGAATTGAGAAAAAGAAAAAGTATGGCAGCCAGACAAGAAGTATATTCAAAACAAATGGATGATTTAGAGGTGGACGTTACATTGACGATTGTTCAGAATGAAAGCCATCATTTAATTCTAGATCTCTTTTCTGAGTTAGGAGAAAAATGCAAACAAATTCTTTACAATTTTTACTACGAAAATTTAAGTATGAAAGAGATTTTAAAACTACAAAACTTTAGCAATGAACAAGTTTTAAGAAATAAAAAACATAAATGTTTGAAAGGTTTGATTGAAAAAATCCATTCTGACCCGAAAGTATACACTACTATAAAAAATGCCTTGCAATATGTTAAATGA
- the pncA gene encoding bifunctional nicotinamidase/pyrazinamidase: MKALVIVDVQNDFIPGGALAVQEGNTIVPLINELQSKFEFIVATQDWHPADHGSFAANHEGKQVGEFVNLNGVQQILWPVHCVQGTAGAAFHPALETKLWKAIFQKGTNSLVDSYSGFFDNNRQGDTGLAFYLKEAGISELFVCGLATDYCVKFTVLDGLAEGFKVHLIADATRAVNLQVNDFDLALEEMKAAGATIVETKELRSL, encoded by the coding sequence ATGAAAGCTTTAGTAATTGTAGATGTTCAAAACGATTTTATCCCCGGAGGAGCTTTGGCTGTACAAGAGGGAAATACAATTGTTCCTTTGATTAATGAGCTTCAATCTAAGTTTGAATTTATTGTAGCCACGCAGGATTGGCATCCCGCTGACCATGGAAGTTTTGCTGCTAATCATGAAGGGAAACAAGTAGGGGAGTTTGTGAATTTGAATGGAGTTCAACAAATCTTATGGCCCGTACATTGTGTACAGGGGACAGCAGGCGCTGCTTTTCATCCAGCATTAGAAACAAAACTATGGAAAGCCATTTTCCAAAAAGGAACCAACTCATTAGTTGATTCATATAGCGGATTTTTTGATAATAATAGACAGGGAGATACTGGGCTTGCTTTTTATTTAAAGGAAGCGGGAATTTCTGAACTTTTTGTTTGTGGGTTAGCGACTGATTATTGTGTGAAATTCACTGTTTTGGATGGCTTAGCAGAAGGTTTTAAGGTACACTTAATTGCAGATGCGACTCGCGCAGTCAATTTGCAAGTGAATGATTTCGACTTAGCTCTTGAAGAAATGAAGGCAGCAGGGGCCACTATCGTAGAAACGAAAGAGCTAAGATCTCTTTAG
- a CDS encoding anti-sigma factor — MLNEKYIGLIDDYLDGALHQEDKMHFEKKLQEDSELRELLGIQKMIRESIKLHGQREMVAKIHQKHKKAHSIKPTKEVTIKNWWISIAASLTFLIVTSSFWINTQVETFFDKNYMRYELPTMRSAENTQDNLHELYKNKDFEKVLASLGESYENREVLFLASLAAIELRKFDKSAQYLKKLDLINKQKSIKEQLFADEVDYYLFWSLLNLGHINESEYYFKKMMDNKSHSFHKSFSKIDQLRFSIFKIKHKN; from the coding sequence ATGTTAAATGAAAAATACATTGGATTAATTGATGATTATTTGGATGGAGCTCTCCATCAAGAGGATAAAATGCATTTTGAGAAAAAACTTCAGGAAGATTCAGAATTGCGCGAACTACTAGGAATCCAAAAAATGATCAGAGAAAGTATTAAACTTCACGGTCAAAGAGAAATGGTAGCCAAGATTCATCAGAAGCATAAAAAGGCTCATTCAATAAAACCAACCAAAGAAGTTACAATCAAAAATTGGTGGATAAGTATCGCTGCTTCTCTTACATTCTTAATTGTAACCAGTAGTTTCTGGATAAATACACAGGTAGAGACATTTTTTGACAAAAACTATATGAGATATGAATTACCTACCATGCGATCGGCAGAAAATACACAAGATAATCTGCATGAACTGTATAAAAACAAAGATTTTGAAAAAGTACTTGCTTCACTTGGAGAGTCATATGAAAATAGAGAAGTCCTTTTTTTAGCTAGCCTTGCTGCTATTGAACTTAGAAAATTTGACAAATCGGCACAATATTTGAAAAAGTTGGATTTAATAAATAAACAAAAATCAATTAAAGAGCAGCTATTTGCTGATGAGGTAGACTATTATCTTTTTTGGAGTTTGTTGAATTTAGGGCATATAAATGAATCCGAATATTACTTTAAAAAAATGATGGATAACAAGAGCCATAGTTTTCATAAAAGCTTTAGCAAGATCGATCAGTTGAGATTCTCAATCTTTAAAATAAAACACAAAAATTAA
- a CDS encoding VOC family protein produces the protein MKQSLFQIALVIRDYDEAIHYYTTILGFELVEDTVISPSRRWVVVRPIGSSCALLLAKAANERQVQSIGNQTGGRVFLFLHTDNFDRDFARLQEYQVTIVRGPVLEPYGKVAVFEDLYGNLWDLIEPKDHD, from the coding sequence ATGAAACAATCACTTTTCCAAATCGCTCTTGTGATCCGGGATTATGATGAAGCAATCCACTATTACACCACTATTTTAGGGTTTGAATTAGTAGAAGATACCGTCATATCTCCAAGTAGACGTTGGGTAGTCGTAAGACCAATAGGCTCTTCGTGTGCCTTGCTTCTAGCGAAAGCAGCCAACGAGCGCCAAGTACAAAGCATCGGAAACCAAACAGGTGGACGCGTTTTTCTATTTTTACATACGGATAACTTCGATCGGGATTTTGCCCGACTTCAAGAGTATCAAGTTACCATAGTAAGAGGTCCTGTTTTAGAACCCTATGGAAAAGTTGCTGTTTTTGAAGACCTCTATGGTAACCTTTGGGACTTAATAGAACCGAAGGATCATGATTAA
- a CDS encoding CHAT domain-containing protein has product MQLNELDSALSIYATLEALKLDQDQIHTQFASIYLAKNLPDSALSHLIKVKSEDYLQSIPYQNQLAETYWLQGNQEIAKNTLHELVKNEISSDSSEKDFRLGKSYLLLGRILFEEGNYESALVNFHQSIMQLDGFFENDDVYANPTDYSLGFATFLLIESMVEKAKSFIKLYEKTGKQKFLTSGIQTFRSAFDMVYYVTNHYDNEEARIFLGDFVLNTFQDAVSLALREYQNTGDDIYLFTAFEWAERSKSTGLYTGRKEKKLKKIGGISEDKLQKERDIQFAISRIQQSLLIEKNQLLIQELQNSLTDKRLELSRLHNEFNDIPAYVAEKLRVNTLDIPKIQNEILDKNSLVVSLFETKSSLILFFLDNRSLTARIIGLDSSLEDDINEMKKRLINYQLGQNYSKGEQGALLFEKIFGESSGFLEPFENLLFIPHGTLVDFPFEILEKMPGRFLLEDHSITYQYSLSLLGKSSSKPLKKTKKFGFAPFFGHYWKDHEIELEELSFSNEEVGVFQGNKFLGSTSTKSKLLEVLPFADYLQLSTHANPDPENPDLAFIAFYPGTIESRLYTNEIVNLDLNHTSLVFLSACETNFGATSRSEGVLGISRAFMLAGCQNIISTLWKAEDKATAYLTLEFYKNLEKGSSYAQSLRKAKLKLLDDPKMIQYHHPIYWSHLVLVGDVGSSKNSFFGTIYFYISMTLLGLIGWWIYKKGR; this is encoded by the coding sequence TTGCAGCTCAATGAATTAGATAGCGCATTGAGTATTTATGCAACATTAGAGGCCTTGAAACTTGATCAGGATCAAATTCATACTCAGTTTGCAAGTATATATTTAGCTAAAAATTTACCTGATTCAGCATTGTCACATTTAATTAAGGTCAAGTCTGAGGATTATTTGCAATCTATTCCCTATCAGAATCAACTAGCAGAAACTTATTGGCTTCAAGGTAACCAAGAAATAGCTAAAAATACACTTCATGAATTGGTTAAAAATGAAATCTCCAGCGATTCTTCCGAGAAGGATTTTCGATTAGGAAAATCATATCTATTGTTAGGAAGAATTCTTTTTGAAGAGGGTAATTATGAAAGTGCTTTAGTTAATTTTCATCAATCGATTATGCAGTTAGATGGCTTTTTTGAAAATGATGATGTCTATGCTAATCCAACAGATTATTCGTTGGGATTTGCTACTTTTTTATTGATTGAGAGTATGGTTGAAAAAGCCAAATCCTTTATTAAGCTTTATGAAAAGACTGGTAAACAGAAATTTTTAACCTCTGGGATACAAACGTTTCGATCTGCATTTGATATGGTTTATTACGTTACTAATCATTACGACAATGAGGAAGCCCGTATTTTTTTGGGAGATTTTGTTTTAAATACTTTTCAAGATGCAGTCTCCTTAGCATTGCGTGAGTATCAAAATACAGGTGATGATATTTATTTATTTACAGCTTTTGAGTGGGCAGAAAGAAGTAAATCTACGGGCTTATATACTGGTAGAAAAGAAAAAAAACTTAAGAAAATTGGAGGTATTTCTGAAGATAAGCTTCAAAAAGAAAGGGATATTCAATTCGCTATTTCCAGAATACAACAATCCCTTCTTATTGAGAAAAATCAATTGCTAATTCAAGAACTTCAAAATTCACTTACTGATAAGCGATTAGAACTTTCTCGGTTGCATAACGAGTTTAATGATATACCTGCATATGTTGCTGAGAAGTTGAGGGTCAATACGCTGGACATTCCTAAAATTCAAAACGAAATATTGGATAAAAATAGTTTAGTCGTCTCGTTATTTGAAACCAAGTCAAGTTTAATCCTATTTTTTTTAGATAATCGAAGTCTAACAGCTCGAATTATTGGATTGGATTCTAGTTTAGAAGATGACATCAATGAAATGAAAAAGAGGTTGATTAATTATCAACTTGGACAAAACTATAGTAAGGGGGAGCAAGGTGCATTATTGTTCGAGAAAATTTTCGGGGAAAGTAGTGGTTTTCTTGAGCCATTCGAAAACCTTCTTTTTATTCCGCATGGAACGCTCGTGGATTTTCCATTCGAAATTTTGGAAAAAATGCCTGGCCGGTTTCTTTTAGAAGACCATTCGATTACTTATCAGTATTCGCTTTCATTACTTGGAAAGTCTTCTTCAAAACCATTAAAAAAAACAAAAAAATTTGGATTCGCACCTTTTTTCGGACATTACTGGAAAGATCATGAAATTGAGCTGGAAGAACTGTCTTTTTCAAACGAAGAAGTGGGAGTTTTTCAAGGAAATAAATTTTTGGGATCAACTTCAACAAAAAGTAAGTTACTGGAAGTATTGCCTTTTGCAGATTATCTTCAGCTTTCTACTCACGCTAATCCAGATCCTGAAAACCCTGATTTGGCATTTATTGCATTTTATCCAGGAACTATCGAAAGCCGATTATATACCAATGAAATTGTAAACTTGGATTTGAATCATACATCTCTTGTATTTTTGAGTGCTTGCGAAACTAACTTTGGAGCTACTAGTAGGAGTGAGGGAGTATTGGGAATATCTCGTGCTTTTATGCTAGCGGGTTGTCAAAATATTATTTCCACTCTTTGGAAAGCTGAAGATAAGGCAACAGCTTATCTTACCCTTGAATTCTACAAAAATCTGGAAAAAGGAAGTTCTTATGCTCAATCCCTTCGAAAAGCAAAATTGAAATTGTTAGATGATCCAAAAATGATTCAATATCATCATCCAATCTATTGGTCTCATTTAGTTTTAGTTGGAGACGTAGGGTCGTCTAAAAACAGTTTCTTTGGTACTATTTATTTTTATATTTCGATGACGCTACTTGGGCTTATAGGTTGGTGGATATATAAAAAAGGCAGGTAG
- a CDS encoding nicotinate phosphoribosyltransferase — MKITKDLYQGSLALLTDFYQITMAYAYWKSGKANDIATFNLFFRKNPFQSGFTIAAGLDYVIDFCRNFHFDASDLQYLADMKNNDGSPTFETAFIHYLEKMKFSCDVEAVEEGTVVFPHMPIVKVTGPLVQCQLLETPLLNIINFQTLIATKAARICIAAKGDPVLEFGLRRAQGIDGALAASRASYIGGCTSTSNVMAGKLFGIPVSGTHAHSWIMSFDSEVEAFKAYATAFPDKCIFLVDTYDTIQGVKNAIEVGYWMREQGNEMLGVRIDSGDLAYYSTIARKMLDEAGFPGAKIVASNDLDEHIITSLKIQEASINVWGVGTKLVTAYDQPALGAVYKLAAIQNELGEWIPKIKVSQQSIKINIPGRQEVIRFVKDGKAIADMICLEEDLATKSDYLIIDPTDSTKRKKIKSSNLELIPLLKPIFIQGEKVYKIPTIQAIRANAQDNLQMFDKAHKRLINPHIYPVGLEENLFEIRTNLVLKMKNYEGA; from the coding sequence ATGAAAATAACCAAAGATCTGTATCAAGGTTCCTTGGCATTGCTGACCGATTTTTACCAGATTACCATGGCCTATGCTTATTGGAAGTCTGGTAAAGCCAATGATATCGCTACTTTTAATCTATTTTTTAGAAAAAATCCTTTTCAAAGTGGGTTTACCATCGCGGCAGGACTTGATTATGTAATAGATTTTTGTAGAAATTTTCATTTTGATGCCAGTGATCTACAATACTTAGCGGATATGAAAAATAACGATGGTTCGCCAACGTTTGAAACTGCCTTTATTCATTATTTAGAAAAAATGAAATTTTCCTGTGATGTAGAAGCAGTAGAGGAGGGAACTGTTGTTTTTCCGCATATGCCTATTGTGAAGGTTACAGGTCCATTAGTTCAATGTCAATTATTGGAAACGCCACTTTTAAATATCATCAATTTCCAAACACTGATCGCAACAAAGGCAGCGCGCATCTGCATAGCAGCCAAAGGCGATCCTGTTCTTGAATTTGGCTTAAGAAGAGCTCAAGGTATAGATGGGGCCTTAGCGGCTTCTCGAGCTTCTTACATCGGTGGCTGTACATCTACAAGCAATGTAATGGCCGGTAAGTTGTTTGGGATTCCAGTTTCAGGTACCCATGCACACAGCTGGATCATGTCTTTTGATTCGGAAGTGGAAGCATTTAAAGCCTATGCCACAGCTTTTCCTGATAAATGCATTTTCTTAGTAGATACCTATGATACAATCCAAGGTGTCAAAAATGCTATAGAGGTAGGCTATTGGATGCGGGAGCAGGGCAATGAGATGTTAGGGGTCCGGATAGACTCTGGCGATTTGGCATATTACAGTACCATCGCTCGAAAAATGTTAGATGAAGCAGGTTTTCCAGGTGCCAAAATAGTAGCAAGCAACGATTTGGATGAACATATCATCACATCGCTTAAGATTCAGGAGGCATCGATCAATGTTTGGGGCGTTGGCACCAAGCTCGTGACTGCCTACGATCAACCAGCGCTGGGGGCTGTGTATAAACTCGCAGCTATTCAGAATGAATTAGGAGAATGGATCCCAAAAATCAAGGTCTCGCAACAAAGTATCAAAATCAATATTCCTGGAAGACAAGAAGTAATTCGGTTTGTTAAAGACGGAAAGGCCATTGCCGATATGATTTGTTTGGAAGAAGACTTAGCGACAAAGTCAGATTACCTAATCATTGACCCAACCGACTCCACCAAGCGAAAAAAAATAAAATCGTCTAACTTAGAGCTTATACCTTTATTAAAACCAATTTTTATCCAAGGAGAAAAAGTATATAAGATACCTACGATTCAAGCTATTCGTGCCAATGCCCAAGATAATCTTCAGATGTTCGATAAAGCACATAAGCGTTTGATCAACCCGCATATTTATCCGGTAGGATTAGAAGAGAATTTATTTGAAATACGGACCAACTTGGTTCTTAAAATGAAGAATTATGAAGGAGCATAA
- a CDS encoding DMT family transporter, whose protein sequence is MLLAGFFFALMNVSVKMIPHIPAIEIILFRSVFSFFFTYAVLKKSTVPILGTNKKLLIARGVVGSIGLIAFFYTLQAIPLASAVTINYLAPIFTSILGIFIVKEKVAVRQFFYFGISFLGVLVIQGFDPRISLMDLSIGLIASLSMGLAYNIIRKLKNSEHPLVIMIYFPMITIPIASLLTYWVWVQPRGWDWLFLLLVGILTQAAQYFMTIAYQNAEVAKISSLSYVGIIYALGFGYFIFGESYDFVTFLGIIIVLAGVLLNAIKRN, encoded by the coding sequence ATGCTACTGGCAGGCTTCTTTTTTGCCTTGATGAATGTATCTGTCAAGATGATTCCTCATATACCTGCTATTGAGATTATTTTATTTAGGTCGGTTTTTAGTTTTTTCTTCACCTATGCCGTCTTAAAAAAAAGTACAGTTCCTATTTTGGGAACCAATAAAAAACTTCTGATTGCTCGTGGAGTGGTTGGTTCTATTGGTTTGATTGCATTTTTTTATACCCTGCAAGCTATTCCCTTGGCAAGTGCAGTAACGATCAATTATTTAGCACCCATTTTCACTAGTATTTTAGGGATCTTTATTGTCAAAGAAAAAGTTGCGGTACGTCAGTTTTTTTATTTTGGAATTTCTTTTTTGGGTGTGTTAGTTATTCAGGGGTTTGATCCCAGAATTTCTTTAATGGATCTTTCTATTGGCTTGATTGCTTCTCTTTCGATGGGGCTTGCTTATAATATAATTCGGAAGCTAAAAAATAGTGAACACCCTTTGGTCATAATGATTTACTTTCCCATGATTACTATTCCGATTGCTTCGTTGTTGACGTATTGGGTTTGGGTGCAACCACGAGGTTGGGATTGGCTATTTTTATTATTGGTAGGGATATTGACGCAGGCAGCCCAGTATTTTATGACCATCGCTTATCAAAATGCTGAAGTTGCCAAGATTTCAAGCTTAAGCTATGTTGGAATCATCTATGCTTTGGGTTTTGGCTATTTTATATTTGGAGAATCGTATGACTTCGTTACATTTTTAGGGATTATTATTGTTTTGGCAGGTGTTTTGTTAAATGCTATCAAAAGAAATTAA
- a CDS encoding ABC transporter ATP-binding protein, protein MLEAKGIQKKYGEVHVLKGVDVSISAGEVVSIVGASGAGKSTLLHILGTLDHADAGDVWLDGKTISSLKGDQLADFRNEHIGFIFQFHNLLPEFTAEENIWIPGLIAGKKLSDIQKRANELGSLLGLSSRLSHKPSELSGGEQQRVAVARALVNNPKVVFADEPSGNLDTKNAQALHELFFTLREESGQSFVIVTHNQELAKMADRTLTMKDGNILSFLNRH, encoded by the coding sequence ATGTTAGAAGCAAAAGGAATTCAGAAAAAATACGGAGAAGTCCATGTGCTTAAGGGCGTGGATGTTAGCATTAGTGCGGGAGAAGTTGTATCTATTGTAGGAGCCTCAGGAGCAGGTAAGAGTACGCTTTTGCATATTTTGGGAACCTTGGATCATGCGGATGCAGGTGATGTTTGGTTGGATGGCAAGACCATTTCCAGTCTTAAGGGAGATCAACTCGCAGACTTCAGAAATGAACATATCGGATTTATTTTTCAATTCCATAACCTACTTCCTGAATTTACTGCTGAGGAAAATATTTGGATCCCAGGATTAATTGCAGGTAAGAAGCTTTCGGATATTCAAAAGCGGGCCAATGAATTGGGTTCCTTACTAGGTCTTTCTTCTAGACTTTCACACAAGCCATCTGAATTGTCAGGGGGAGAACAGCAACGGGTCGCGGTAGCCCGGGCATTGGTAAACAATCCTAAAGTAGTCTTTGCTGATGAGCCGAGCGGTAATTTAGATACCAAAAATGCACAAGCCTTGCACGAACTTTTTTTTACCTTGAGAGAAGAATCTGGCCAAAGTTTTGTAATTGTGACTCACAATCAGGAATTGGCAAAAATGGCAGATCGTACACTTACGATGAAAGACGGCAATATTCTTTCTTTTTTAAATAGGCATTGA
- a CDS encoding pseudouridine synthase: protein MIKLEIIFEDDFFIAINKPAGVLVHKTHLADAEEDLIAVKILQSQTGVKVFPIHRIDRPTTGVLLFAKSSEAASKMQPILRSTDVQKHYLCVVRGHFKEKTGIIDQALKKKIYGELQEAQTSYWVLEESSIPYDTTGRYPSSRYALLLCHPHTGRMHQIRRHLAHRRHYIIGDTTHGDNTQNNFFRKEWGLHNLLLHAWQLSFLHPFTGQQITIQAELSEVFINMLLKVNFSWKPEKFDAKSLPVIP, encoded by the coding sequence ATGATTAAGCTAGAGATTATCTTTGAAGATGATTTTTTCATAGCCATCAACAAACCTGCTGGTGTTCTAGTGCATAAAACCCATCTTGCAGATGCGGAAGAAGATTTGATTGCAGTCAAAATTCTTCAGTCTCAAACAGGTGTCAAGGTATTCCCTATTCATCGAATTGACAGGCCCACTACTGGAGTCTTGCTATTTGCAAAATCAAGTGAAGCAGCATCTAAAATGCAGCCTATCTTACGATCCACAGATGTTCAAAAACACTATCTCTGCGTGGTAAGAGGTCATTTCAAAGAAAAAACGGGCATCATTGACCAAGCACTCAAGAAGAAAATTTATGGGGAATTGCAAGAAGCACAGACAAGCTATTGGGTATTAGAGGAATCGAGTATTCCTTACGACACTACTGGCAGGTATCCTTCCAGTAGATATGCCCTGCTGCTATGCCACCCGCATACGGGCCGTATGCATCAGATTCGTAGACATTTGGCTCACAGACGCCATTATATTATTGGAGATACAACCCATGGGGATAATACACAAAATAACTTTTTTCGAAAAGAATGGGGACTCCATAACTTACTCTTACATGCTTGGCAACTGTCTTTCCTTCATCCATTTACCGGGCAGCAAATAACTATCCAAGCAGAATTATCAGAGGTATTTATTAATATGCTGCTGAAAGTTAACTTTTCATGGAAGCCAGAAAAATTTGATGCAAAATCACTACCTGTTATCCCTTAA
- a CDS encoding M28 family peptidase, with amino-acid sequence MKKQTLIIGFLMTAASMACLGQGGKEAIERNFHEREALSHFRYLASDELMGRDPIRPEIDAAARYIAEQFWKYGAKELSNANGYYQHIPFRLSSPPTKGEVAFGSKTFSQGDEMLVLDGPSLAGSYELVVAGYGLEADFEGKDVSGKVVVCNVGGPGNLSPRGLFAAGRQKLALAQSKGAIGLVEVYNVPTVPWPFVANFLNSPQLTVDKTGGGQSIPYIWIKDLNNETINAIGNRQLTSADFQIEGKINKAIVGKNVVAVIEGTDPILKNEYLMLSAHYDHIGVGRPNAEGDSIYNGARDNAVGTVAVINAARYFAENPPKRSILLCAWTAEEKGLLGSEYFAENPLIPLKQIIYNLNIDNGGYNDTSIFTVIGLGRTSADFLLEEAAKAFGKEAIADPSPEQGLYDRSDNVNFARKGIPAPTFSLGFRAFDDEINKYYHQAADQVDNFDLDYAVAYWKSYILAAENIANWNQRPRWVAGDKYEEVGKQLYGN; translated from the coding sequence ATGAAGAAACAAACTCTTATCATCGGCTTTCTTATGACAGCAGCAAGTATGGCTTGCTTGGGTCAGGGAGGAAAAGAAGCCATAGAACGTAACTTCCACGAACGGGAAGCCCTTTCTCATTTTCGATACCTAGCTTCGGACGAACTGATGGGCAGAGACCCGATTCGCCCAGAGATAGATGCTGCCGCACGTTACATTGCCGAACAATTCTGGAAATACGGGGCTAAAGAATTATCCAATGCCAATGGGTATTACCAACACATTCCATTCAGACTTTCTTCCCCTCCTACCAAAGGAGAAGTTGCTTTTGGAAGCAAGACTTTCAGCCAAGGTGATGAAATGTTGGTTCTAGACGGGCCATCTTTAGCTGGATCCTATGAATTAGTAGTAGCAGGCTATGGGCTAGAAGCTGATTTTGAAGGGAAGGATGTTAGCGGCAAAGTTGTGGTTTGCAATGTAGGTGGTCCAGGCAATCTTTCTCCCCGTGGGTTATTTGCTGCTGGAAGACAAAAGTTAGCGCTGGCACAATCCAAAGGCGCTATCGGTTTGGTGGAAGTTTACAATGTTCCGACTGTGCCATGGCCATTTGTGGCTAATTTTCTTAACAGCCCGCAGTTGACCGTTGATAAAACAGGCGGAGGCCAAAGCATTCCCTACATTTGGATTAAAGATTTGAACAACGAGACTATCAATGCCATTGGCAATCGCCAACTGACCAGTGCGGATTTTCAAATCGAAGGAAAAATCAATAAAGCCATCGTAGGTAAAAATGTCGTGGCTGTAATTGAAGGTACAGATCCTATTTTAAAAAATGAGTATTTGATGCTATCTGCACATTATGACCATATAGGTGTAGGTAGACCAAATGCCGAAGGTGATTCCATCTACAATGGTGCAAGAGATAATGCCGTCGGTACGGTAGCCGTTATCAATGCCGCTCGATATTTTGCAGAAAATCCTCCTAAGCGTTCCATCTTATTGTGTGCTTGGACAGCAGAAGAAAAAGGGTTGCTCGGCAGTGAATACTTTGCAGAAAATCCATTGATTCCTTTAAAGCAAATTATTTATAACCTGAATATTGACAATGGAGGATACAATGACACCTCGATTTTCACCGTAATAGGTTTAGGAAGAACGAGTGCAGACTTTTTACTGGAGGAAGCAGCAAAAGCTTTTGGAAAAGAGGCGATTGCGGATCCATCCCCAGAGCAAGGATTATACGACCGCTCTGATAATGTGAATTTTGCCAGAAAAGGGATCCCTGCTCCAACCTTTAGCCTGGGTTTCCGTGCATTTGACGATGAAATCAACAAGTACTACCACCAAGCTGCTGACCAAGTCGACAATTTCGATTTAGATTATGCAGTAGCATATTGGAAGTCCTACATACTAGCTGCAGAAAACATCGCCAATTGGAACCAACGCCCACGTTGGGTAGCTGGAGATAAGTATGAAGAAGTAGGAAAGCAATTATATGGGAATTAG